A region from the Rhizoctonia solani chromosome 13, complete sequence genome encodes:
- a CDS encoding Apolipoprotein O has translation MAQLFTPLRAITASGVGAVAVAVAGRRTVWADELKTPSLKKLSIYDSKEPEILIAQTESELAETIGRTRRILTRAGEESKDGIQGVIAKWIQVERRVESRVKSLISPDEPLTPGILYVGVAALSGSVFARGRSLPTRVLLPPTLFVGALNYFLPKTTHNVNAYVYGLERAHAPALADTHDAADKALRNAVKQIRASYNSMRGGVSHIVEDSVDGLESTTGLKLRDATIGRVQQASEATHDKTSSIVQNIQEKTAGFQKRAAAIADDVQSKLIQQEAQSPQKSEASLERVKEKVEDAVSKVSKGI, from the exons ATGGCTCAACTATTCACA CCGTTAAGAGCAATTACAGCGTCCGGAGTTGGAGCAGTAGCAGTTGCCGTGGCAGGGCGGAGGACGGTGTGGGCCGATGAGCTCAAGACTCCCTCCCTCAAAAAG CTTTCAATATACGATTCAAAGGAACCCGAAATTTTAATTGCTCAAACAGAGTCAGAGCTCGCCGAAACCATCGGCCGTACGCGCCGAATCCTTACCCGTGCAGGAGAAGAATCCAAAGATGGTATTCAAGGGGTCATCGCCAAGTGGATTCAGGTCGAGCGGAGAGTTGAAT CTCGAGTCAAATCTCTCATATCTCCTGATGAACCCCTCACACCGGGCATCCTGTACGTTGGCGTTGCTGCGCTATCAGGTTCTGTGTTCGCAAGAGGGC GTTCACTCCCTACCAGAGTCCTACTGCCCCCTACCTTGTTTGTTGGAGCTCTGAATTACTTCCTTCCCAAAACTACGCATAATGTAAACGCATATGTATATGGTCTTGAGCGCGCACATGCTCCCGCCCTCGCAGACACGCACGATGCGGCCGATAAGGCGCTGCGTAACGCCGTCAAACAG ATCCGCGCTAGCTACAACTCTATGCGTGGCGGTGTATCGCATATTGTTGAAGATTCGGTTGATGGTCTCGAATCCACAACTGGACTAAAATTACGTGATGCCACGATTGGTCGCGTCCAACAAGCCTCTGAGGCTACCCACGACAAGACTAGCTCGATTGTTCAAAACATTCAGGAAAAGACTGCTGGGTTCCAGAAGAGGGCGGCAGCGATTGCAGACGATGtacaatcaaaattgataCAACAAGAAGCTCAGAGCCCCCAGAAATCTGAGGCCTCTCTCGAACGTGTCAAAGAAAAGGTAGAGGATGCTGTCAGCAAAGTTTCTAAAGGTATTTAA